One genomic segment of Erysipelotrichaceae bacterium 66202529 includes these proteins:
- the nusA gene encoding transcription termination/antitermination protein NusA codes for MKLKDFMAAMQAIETDRKLSKEVVVDALQEALAKAFRKHIEIPDALVRVDVNEKSGDIKVYQQRLIVENVEDDELEISLEDAKRVNQELELGGVVEEEVSIADLGRAAVILAKNVMKQKIREAEKLVVYEEYCDKVEEMVMGTIESVEEKFCVVNIGKTLALMPKNQQIPNERYREGEMIRVVITEVNKETKGAQVLVSRGDATLVKRLFEKEVPEIFQGIIEIKAIAREAGERTKMAVYSHNENIDPIGACIGPRGQRVQVIIDELGGEKIDIFEWSEDVTELIKNALSPAEVLAVIPSEERKGGLLVVVPDNQLSLAIGKRGKNARLAVKLTGNKIDIKAETDVNAAGINWKEIAMKQREEFLARQQEAKEAAQMERFEENAQPQEAVSLDDAGVNFQEVVTEEEVSEPQTAVDAVAEVVEEIDPAQAEEVQSEEPEEREETDLEKAARIAREKQKQEGLNLKEKQEYRSKFETLADASAKQEEKAAAKPRYKKYDKHEEKDERRKPTFDLNKKDYEMKPIYSEEELAEIEREQREIEENDWIHDEIDFDEYDKYYEE; via the coding sequence ATGAAACTGAAAGATTTTATGGCTGCGATGCAGGCAATTGAAACGGATAGAAAGCTTTCCAAGGAAGTTGTCGTCGATGCCCTGCAGGAAGCACTGGCAAAGGCATTCCGTAAGCATATCGAAATTCCGGATGCGCTGGTACGCGTGGATGTCAACGAGAAGTCCGGTGATATCAAGGTTTATCAGCAGCGTCTGATTGTTGAAAACGTAGAGGATGATGAGCTGGAAATCTCTTTGGAGGACGCAAAGCGCGTCAACCAGGAGTTGGAGCTTGGCGGCGTAGTAGAGGAGGAGGTCAGCATTGCGGACCTTGGCCGTGCTGCTGTCATTCTTGCTAAAAATGTTATGAAGCAGAAAATCCGTGAAGCGGAGAAGCTGGTTGTATATGAGGAATATTGTGATAAGGTGGAGGAAATGGTCATGGGTACCATTGAATCCGTCGAGGAGAAATTCTGTGTTGTCAACATCGGTAAGACACTGGCTCTGATGCCAAAGAATCAGCAGATTCCTAATGAACGCTATCGCGAGGGTGAAATGATCCGCGTGGTCATTACGGAAGTAAACAAGGAAACCAAGGGTGCACAGGTGCTCGTATCCCGTGGGGATGCAACACTGGTAAAGCGTCTGTTTGAAAAAGAGGTTCCGGAGATTTTCCAGGGAATCATCGAAATCAAGGCGATTGCGCGTGAAGCCGGTGAGCGTACGAAAATGGCTGTTTATTCTCACAATGAAAACATCGATCCTATCGGTGCCTGCATTGGGCCAAGAGGACAGCGTGTTCAGGTTATCATCGATGAGCTGGGCGGAGAGAAAATTGACATCTTCGAATGGAGTGAGGATGTAACCGAGCTGATTAAAAATGCATTATCTCCGGCAGAGGTGCTGGCTGTTATTCCAAGTGAAGAACGCAAAGGCGGTCTGCTTGTCGTAGTGCCGGATAACCAGCTGTCACTGGCAATCGGAAAGCGTGGGAAAAATGCACGTCTTGCCGTTAAGCTGACAGGCAATAAAATTGATATCAAGGCGGAAACCGATGTAAATGCGGCAGGTATCAACTGGAAGGAAATCGCAATGAAACAGCGCGAGGAATTCCTGGCTCGCCAGCAGGAGGCAAAAGAGGCTGCACAGATGGAGCGCTTTGAAGAAAACGCACAGCCGCAGGAGGCTGTCAGTCTGGATGATGCAGGCGTAAACTTCCAGGAAGTCGTAACAGAAGAGGAAGTAAGCGAGCCGCAGACAGCTGTAGATGCCGTTGCAGAAGTGGTGGAAGAAATCGACCCTGCACAAGCAGAGGAGGTACAGAGCGAGGAGCCGGAAGAAAGAGAAGAAACTGATCTGGAAAAGGCTGCCCGTATCGCAAGAGAAAAGCAGAAGCAGGAGGGGCTGAACCTGAAGGAAAAACAGGAATATCGCTCCAAGTTTGAAACATTGGCAGATGCATCCGCGAAGCAGGAGGAGAAGGCTGCCGCAAAACCGCGATACAAGAAATATGATAAGCATGAGGAGAAGGATGAACGCCGTAAGCCAACATTCGATCTGAATAAAAAGGATTATGAAATGAAGCCGATTTACTCTGAGGAGGAGCTTGCGGAAATCGAACGCGAACAGCGCGAGATTGAAGAAAACGACTGGATCCATGATGAGATCGACTTCGATGAATACGATAAATATTACGAGGAATAA
- the infB gene encoding translation initiation factor IF-2, with the protein MARQQHRRGNNNNRKGNNNNRSRNNNSFTPKKERVEVKEITYSGPLSVGDLAEKLNRNASEIIKLLFMMGTMVTINSTLDDETIELVCMEWNVDVHKEIIIEESDFEEQLEEEEDEALLENRPPVVTIMGHVDHGKTTLLDTIRKTHVTEGEFGGITQHIGAYQVNVKGKKVTFLDTPGHEAFTAMRARGAKVTDLVIIVVAADDGVMPQTKEAVDHAKAAGVPVIVAVNKIDKAGANRDRIVSEMSELGLMPEEWGGDTIYADISAKLGTGVSDLLETILVVSEVYNFRANPNKLATGTVIEAKLDKGRGPVTTLLVQGGTLHTGDALVVGTAFGKVRKMTDDHGREIKKALPSTPVEIIGLNDVPIAGDIFKAFDNEKKARQIAETRLNNKIASERNATGAAMSLDDLARQIEEGEVQEVNLIIKADVQGSAEAVRASMEKIDVQGVRVNVIRSQAGAITESDILLASASHAVIYGFNVRPNALVRKKAEEEGIEIRLHNIIYKALEEMENAMKGMLAPVYEEVVIGQAEVRQIYKVSKVGTIAGCMVTDGCLRKECGVRLIREGVVVYTGKLGSLKRFQNDAKEVASGYECGLTIENFNDIKVDDVIEAYEDQQVEPE; encoded by the coding sequence ATGGCAAGACAACAGCATAGAAGAGGAAATAACAATAATCGGAAGGGGAATAACAACAACCGATCAAGAAACAACAATTCCTTCACACCAAAGAAGGAGCGTGTGGAGGTAAAGGAAATCACATACAGCGGCCCGCTGAGTGTAGGGGATTTGGCAGAAAAGCTGAATCGTAATGCAAGTGAGATTATTAAGCTGCTGTTCATGATGGGAACAATGGTAACGATCAACTCCACACTGGATGATGAAACGATCGAGCTTGTCTGCATGGAGTGGAATGTGGATGTTCATAAGGAAATCATCATCGAAGAAAGTGATTTTGAGGAACAGCTGGAGGAAGAAGAGGACGAGGCGCTTCTGGAAAACCGTCCGCCGGTTGTTACAATCATGGGACACGTTGACCATGGTAAAACTACACTGCTGGATACCATCCGGAAAACCCATGTTACAGAAGGGGAATTCGGTGGTATTACCCAGCATATCGGTGCCTATCAGGTAAACGTCAAGGGCAAGAAGGTTACCTTCCTGGATACGCCGGGGCATGAAGCCTTTACCGCTATGCGTGCCCGGGGTGCCAAGGTTACAGACCTGGTTATTATCGTCGTAGCTGCCGATGACGGTGTTATGCCGCAGACGAAGGAAGCTGTTGACCATGCCAAGGCAGCCGGTGTGCCGGTTATCGTAGCCGTTAATAAAATTGATAAGGCCGGGGCAAACCGTGACCGCATCGTTTCGGAAATGAGTGAGCTTGGACTGATGCCTGAGGAATGGGGCGGTGATACGATTTATGCGGATATCTCTGCAAAATTAGGTACCGGTGTGAGTGATCTGCTGGAAACCATCCTTGTCGTATCCGAGGTTTATAACTTCCGTGCAAATCCAAACAAGCTGGCAACCGGAACAGTAATCGAGGCAAAGCTGGACAAGGGAAGAGGCCCGGTAACCACGCTGCTCGTACAGGGAGGAACCCTGCATACCGGAGATGCTCTCGTTGTTGGTACGGCATTTGGTAAGGTTCGTAAAATGACAGATGATCACGGCCGTGAAATCAAAAAGGCACTGCCTTCCACACCTGTGGAAATTATCGGTCTGAACGATGTACCGATTGCCGGTGATATCTTCAAGGCTTTCGATAATGAAAAGAAGGCACGTCAGATTGCGGAAACGCGTCTGAACAATAAAATTGCTTCCGAGCGCAATGCGACCGGAGCTGCGATGTCTCTGGATGATCTGGCACGCCAGATTGAAGAGGGAGAAGTGCAGGAGGTTAACCTGATTATCAAGGCGGATGTTCAGGGTAGTGCGGAAGCAGTCCGTGCAAGCATGGAAAAAATTGATGTACAGGGAGTACGTGTCAATGTCATCCGCTCCCAGGCAGGAGCCATCACAGAATCTGATATTCTGCTGGCAAGTGCATCTCATGCCGTGATTTACGGCTTCAACGTACGTCCAAATGCACTGGTACGTAAAAAAGCAGAAGAGGAAGGCATTGAAATCCGTCTGCATAACATTATTTATAAGGCATTGGAAGAAATGGAAAATGCCATGAAAGGTATGCTGGCCCCTGTATATGAGGAAGTCGTTATCGGACAGGCAGAAGTACGTCAGATCTACAAGGTTTCCAAGGTCGGAACGATTGCCGGCTGTATGGTTACCGATGGCTGTCTGCGCAAGGAGTGCGGTGTCCGTCTGATCCGTGAAGGCGTGGTCGTTTACACTGGTAAGCTGGGCTCTTTAAAACGTTTCCAGAACGACGCCAAGGAAGTTGCCAGTGGATATGAGTGCGGTCTGACGATTGAAAACTTCAATGATATCAAGGTGGACGATGTGATCGAGGCGTATGAAGATCAGCAGGTTGAGCCAGAATAA
- a CDS encoding ABC transporter permease has product MSVFKVYYKIMKSHWLTLAIYLSIFFTIFIAFGVAATQRSDIKMYEGAKPSIAFVDKDHSELSAYLKSYLNTQTNIKHDDVAYSEAQDALFYGDISAIITIPKGFAQDYASDKAAITMQQRPDDMNGVLLQQMIDKYLDTMHSYAALYPKESVADLHAMVQKNLDTVAEVTMSDSKEIATSTMLRGSYFNYASYIMLVVSILLIGLTMHSIFNQEIMKRNLVAPVSQNRMNLKLVFCNLSVGIALWGVMMLMILGAARESMLSIGGVLEMINAFVFMLMCVAMSFMFCVISTKSRHPDDMLNGISNIVGLGSSFLCGAFVPLDMIGENILVISRFLPSYWYVKLNDALTSAVHVTDSLFKEALMTYGILLLYAAAFLCIALVIMKSRRTQDVLEDTSIQQ; this is encoded by the coding sequence ATGAGCGTATTTAAGGTATATTATAAAATCATGAAGTCTCACTGGCTCACGCTGGCAATCTATCTTTCCATATTCTTTACCATATTTATTGCCTTTGGAGTTGCCGCAACACAGCGCAGTGATATCAAAATGTATGAGGGCGCAAAGCCCAGTATCGCTTTCGTGGATAAAGACCACAGTGAGCTTAGTGCATATTTGAAATCCTATCTCAATACCCAGACGAACATCAAGCACGATGATGTAGCCTATAGCGAGGCACAGGATGCCTTGTTCTATGGGGATATATCTGCGATTATTACAATACCGAAGGGCTTTGCACAGGACTACGCATCGGATAAAGCAGCGATAACGATGCAGCAGCGGCCGGATGATATGAACGGTGTTCTGCTTCAGCAGATGATTGATAAGTATCTGGATACAATGCATTCCTATGCAGCACTGTATCCAAAGGAATCGGTGGCAGACCTGCATGCGATGGTACAAAAAAATCTGGATACAGTCGCCGAGGTAACGATGTCGGATTCCAAGGAAATCGCAACCTCCACCATGCTGCGTGGCTCCTACTTTAATTATGCGTCTTATATTATGCTTGTTGTCAGCATTCTCCTCATTGGCTTGACGATGCATTCCATTTTCAATCAGGAAATCATGAAGCGCAATCTGGTGGCACCTGTTTCTCAGAACCGTATGAATTTGAAGCTTGTATTCTGTAACCTGTCTGTTGGTATCGCCTTATGGGGCGTCATGATGCTGATGATTCTGGGAGCTGCACGGGAGTCCATGCTGTCCATAGGTGGAGTACTGGAAATGATAAACGCATTTGTCTTTATGCTGATGTGTGTTGCCATGTCCTTTATGTTCTGTGTGATTTCTACGAAAAGCAGACATCCAGATGACATGCTGAATGGAATCAGCAACATTGTCGGTCTTGGCTCCAGCTTCCTATGCGGTGCCTTTGTTCCTCTGGATATGATTGGAGAAAATATTCTTGTGATATCCAGATTTCTGCCTAGCTACTGGTATGTAAAGCTGAACGATGCACTGACTTCAGCAGTCCATGTCACAGATTCTTTGTTTAAGGAGGCCCTGATGACCTATGGCATCCTTCTGCTGTATGCTGCCGCCTTCCTGTGCATTGCGCTTGTCATAATGAAAAGCCGCCGCACACAGGATGTGCTGGAGGATACAAGTATACAACAATAA
- the rpmF gene encoding 50S ribosomal protein L32 yields MAVQQRRNSKTRKAKRRTHYKLAAPTLVKCPACGEYKVPHKMCSCGEYNGKTIVEK; encoded by the coding sequence ATGGCTGTTCAACAGAGACGTAATTCAAAAACAAGAAAAGCAAAACGTAGAACTCATTATAAATTAGCTGCACCGACATTGGTTAAATGTCCAGCTTGCGGTGAGTACAAAGTGCCGCACAAAATGTGTTCTTGTGGGGAATACAACGGAAAAACCATCGTAGAAAAATAG
- the rbfA gene encoding 30S ribosome-binding factor RbfA, which yields MTLKAEKIAGIIQKEISEIIQFSLKDPKIGFITITDVTVTNDLSIAKIYVSFLGQKPREEAGMKALERSKGYLRSELAKRMTIRKVPELIFKLDDSLERGNKIERIISEINK from the coding sequence ATGACATTAAAGGCTGAAAAAATAGCAGGCATCATTCAGAAGGAAATCTCGGAGATTATCCAGTTTTCTCTGAAGGATCCAAAAATAGGATTCATCACGATTACCGATGTAACGGTGACGAATGATTTATCCATTGCCAAGATTTATGTTTCCTTCCTGGGGCAGAAGCCTAGAGAGGAAGCCGGAATGAAGGCACTGGAACGCAGTAAGGGATATCTGCGCAGCGAGCTTGCCAAGCGGATGACAATCCGCAAGGTACCGGAGCTAATATTCAAGCTGGATGATTCCCTGGAACGCGGTAATAAAATTGAACGCATTATAAGCGAAATCAATAAGTAA
- a CDS encoding ATP-binding cassette domain-containing protein produces MIIEVNNLVKRYKELIALDHFQLEVEQGEILGLLGPNGSGKTTAINCILSLLKYDKGEIRIFGKQMKADSYDLKQQIGVVPQNVAVFHELSVEDNIDYFCGLYVSDKAKRKTLVEEAIRFVSLEDFRKFRPGKLSGGLLRRLNIACGIAHQPKLIFMDEPTVAVDPQSRNAILEGIRRLNAQGATIVYTSHYMEEVEEICSRIIILDKGKTIAAGSKEELKAGIMMKEKIEVEQVHLQEAQVKDIQDIANVFAVQYNANVLQVKFTEGKRNLANLLDYFTEENITYGKVYSQQPTLNDVFLEITGKQLRD; encoded by the coding sequence ATGATTATTGAGGTAAACAATCTGGTGAAGAGATACAAGGAGCTGATTGCACTGGATCATTTTCAACTGGAGGTTGAGCAGGGAGAAATTCTTGGTCTGTTAGGGCCAAACGGAAGCGGTAAGACAACGGCAATCAACTGTATACTCTCGCTGCTGAAATATGATAAGGGAGAAATCCGTATATTTGGAAAGCAAATGAAGGCGGATAGCTATGACCTGAAGCAGCAGATCGGTGTAGTGCCGCAAAATGTCGCGGTATTTCATGAATTGAGCGTTGAGGATAACATCGATTATTTCTGCGGTCTGTATGTATCGGATAAAGCAAAACGCAAAACGCTGGTAGAGGAGGCAATCCGTTTTGTTTCTCTGGAGGATTTTCGTAAGTTTCGTCCCGGCAAGCTGAGCGGCGGTCTGCTGAGACGGTTAAATATCGCCTGTGGGATTGCCCATCAGCCAAAGCTGATTTTTATGGATGAGCCGACGGTGGCGGTCGATCCGCAAAGCCGTAATGCAATTCTGGAGGGAATCCGCCGATTAAATGCACAGGGGGCAACCATCGTGTATACGTCGCATTATATGGAGGAGGTAGAGGAAATCTGCAGCCGTATCATAATCCTTGATAAAGGTAAGACCATTGCGGCAGGCTCCAAGGAGGAGCTGAAGGCCGGCATTATGATGAAGGAAAAAATCGAGGTTGAACAGGTACATCTGCAGGAGGCGCAGGTAAAGGATATTCAGGATATTGCCAATGTGTTTGCTGTTCAGTATAACGCCAATGTCCTGCAGGTCAAATTCACAGAGGGAAAACGAAATCTTGCGAATCTGCTGGATTACTTTACTGAGGAGAACATCACCTATGGTAAGGTGTATTCCCAACAGCCGACATTGAATGACGTATTCCTGGAAATCACAGGCAAGCAGCTACGGGATTAA
- a CDS encoding 50S ribosomal protein L7, with protein sequence MKDAAGLLGLAARARKTASGETVYVQLRARHVHLLILAEDIGDNAKKKLSDKCNFYKVPCVYMDGALMNMAIGDRNRKAIAILDKGFAEKIAACLKG encoded by the coding sequence ATGAAGGATGCGGCAGGACTGCTGGGACTTGCGGCGCGTGCAAGAAAAACAGCCAGCGGGGAAACTGTCTACGTACAGCTGCGTGCCCGGCATGTTCATCTGCTTATACTGGCAGAGGACATCGGTGACAATGCAAAAAAGAAGCTGAGCGATAAATGCAATTTCTACAAGGTTCCCTGTGTTTACATGGACGGAGCCCTGATGAATATGGCGATCGGTGATCGCAACAGGAAAGCAATCGCAATTCTGGACAAGGGATTTGCAGAGAAGATTGCAGCTTGCTTGAAAGGCTAG
- a CDS encoding ribosome maturation factor RimP, giving the protein MFPVIRGILCTDTSTGVGKTHSFIMFVKENVMDQIEKLKKLITPLVAEDGIVLYDVAWHTEGKMRILQVSIMHKDGSMDIDTCAAQSEKISAMLDELDLISSEYFLEVCSPGAERELKSEDQIIDAIGEFVYVKLKNPKAGMDDIKGTLTAFENHTVYLDYMAKAVKKKAEIEMDNITLIRLSVKI; this is encoded by the coding sequence ATGTTTCCTGTGATTCGTGGTATATTATGTACAGATACTTCAACCGGAGTGGGGAAAACCCACTCCTTCATTATGTTTGTAAAGGAGAATGTTATGGATCAAATTGAAAAGCTGAAAAAACTGATCACTCCGCTTGTGGCAGAGGATGGCATTGTACTGTACGATGTTGCCTGGCATACCGAAGGCAAGATGCGCATTCTGCAGGTGTCGATTATGCATAAGGACGGCAGTATGGATATAGATACCTGTGCTGCGCAGTCCGAAAAAATCAGTGCGATGCTGGATGAACTGGATTTGATTTCCAGTGAGTATTTTCTGGAGGTCTGTTCCCCCGGGGCAGAGCGTGAGCTGAAAAGCGAAGACCAGATTATAGATGCCATCGGCGAGTTTGTATATGTGAAACTGAAAAATCCAAAGGCCGGCATGGATGATATCAAGGGTACACTGACGGCTTTTGAAAACCATACGGTATATCTGGATTACATGGCGAAGGCCGTAAAAAAGAAGGCAGAGATTGAGATGGACAACATCACCTTGATCCGCCTGTCTGTGAAAATTTAG
- a CDS encoding ABC transporter permease: MLHLLKYRFRLMLRNKVLLFWTLLFPMLLTTFFGMVLKDAYTVDTFQTVPIAVVEQGNLRDVKSVLKEVKQKDTPLFDVSYTTEKQAKQLLKDNKVSAVVSMQDPIQITINQNGLNQTITKTFFDEYAQKTSLIEEAMKLHPDGSALKTLFPQTASHVEDAEVDHTDISAVFFYTVLAMNAMFGGYWAINSMYELQANQSERAARVSVSPMHKGKALLADFLIDIGMQLLFLMIQFSYMYFILDVSFGAQLGYVFLMMVMGAFAGNAFGILLGSISSKIPPDGKTGIMTAVTLICSALAGMMMVQMKYYVQEYAPVLAYINPVNMITDGLYSLYYYGIGERYYLNLALLAAFTIICYLISFRALSRKSYDSLGVR, from the coding sequence ATGCTGCATTTATTAAAATACAGGTTCCGCCTGATGCTGCGAAACAAGGTGCTCCTGTTCTGGACGCTCTTGTTCCCCATGCTGCTGACAACCTTCTTTGGAATGGTGCTGAAGGATGCCTATACTGTCGATACCTTTCAGACTGTACCGATTGCGGTTGTGGAGCAGGGGAATCTGCGTGATGTAAAAAGTGTTTTAAAGGAAGTAAAGCAAAAGGATACGCCTTTGTTCGATGTCAGCTATACAACAGAAAAGCAGGCAAAGCAGCTGTTGAAGGATAATAAGGTAAGCGCAGTTGTGAGTATGCAGGATCCGATTCAGATTACAATCAATCAAAACGGGTTAAATCAGACGATTACCAAAACCTTCTTTGATGAATACGCACAAAAGACCAGTCTGATTGAGGAAGCGATGAAGCTGCATCCGGATGGCTCTGCCCTAAAGACACTGTTTCCACAGACGGCTTCCCACGTGGAGGATGCAGAGGTGGATCATACGGATATTTCGGCCGTATTCTTCTATACCGTGCTTGCGATGAATGCGATGTTTGGGGGCTACTGGGCAATCAATTCCATGTATGAGCTGCAGGCGAACCAAAGCGAGCGTGCGGCAAGAGTCTCTGTTTCACCAATGCATAAGGGAAAGGCTCTGCTTGCGGATTTCCTGATTGATATCGGTATGCAGCTGCTGTTTCTGATGATACAATTCTCATATATGTATTTCATACTGGATGTATCCTTCGGTGCACAGCTTGGCTATGTTTTCCTCATGATGGTCATGGGGGCATTCGCCGGAAATGCCTTTGGAATCCTGCTTGGCAGTATCAGCTCCAAAATACCGCCGGATGGAAAGACAGGAATCATGACAGCAGTTACCCTGATCTGCAGTGCACTGGCTGGCATGATGATGGTTCAAATGAAATACTATGTACAGGAATATGCGCCTGTTCTGGCCTATATCAATCCTGTGAATATGATAACTGACGGCTTGTATTCTCTGTATTATTACGGTATCGGTGAGCGCTATTATCTCAATCTTGCACTGCTTGCGGCATTTACAATAATCTGTTACCTAATCAGCTTCCGCGCATTGAGCAGAAAAAGCTATGACAGTCTGGGGGTGCGTTAA
- a CDS encoding DUF448 domain-containing protein yields MKKIPMRKCVATNESLPKKELIRIVRTPEGTVEIDESGKRNGRGAYLKRSVEAVEVAMKRKSLVRSLECEIPDEVYEKLKEMFS; encoded by the coding sequence ATGAAAAAAATACCGATGCGTAAATGTGTGGCGACCAATGAAAGCCTTCCTAAAAAAGAACTGATCCGTATCGTTCGTACACCTGAGGGTACGGTGGAAATCGATGAAAGCGGAAAGCGCAACGGCCGTGGAGCCTATCTGAAACGCAGTGTGGAAGCCGTGGAGGTTGCGATGAAAAGAAAATCGCTCGTACGTTCTCTGGAATGCGAAATTCCCGATGAGGTCTATGAGAAGCTGAAGGAGATGTTCAGCTGA
- a CDS encoding two-component sensor histidine kinase — MKQLVNYLLFLCIGCSFSFFYDIQLYRLLALLAAIILASLSYLFMRHSYMLYVYVLFGVLAAMQQSFLCYLPLLLYCVSRQHFSIKGLLFFLPLLFHLRMETLFLCSITAVFSLFAVLLRQQWEDNEEIKLSFIRQRDTTKELADMLSNKNRNLLIQQEQEIRIAILDERNRIAREIHDHVGHLLSSSLLQIGAIQAIQKDEMLKEPLQNLRDTLSQGMDNVRNSVHDLHDDAVDLHLTLERLLKEYTFCKATLEYDVLHPLTQQTIYHILAIVKESMNNTMKHSNATLYAITLREQPAFYQLILADNGTRQSSIPLSAKGIGLNNMRERVEDMHGYLNITQTQGFQIYITLPKEDIKHENIDRR, encoded by the coding sequence ATGAAGCAGCTTGTTAATTATCTGTTATTTCTATGCATCGGCTGTTCCTTCAGCTTTTTTTATGACATCCAGCTGTACCGGCTGCTGGCACTTCTGGCAGCTATCATCTTGGCATCCCTCTCCTATCTGTTCATGCGGCACAGCTATATGCTGTATGTCTATGTGCTGTTTGGTGTATTGGCTGCTATGCAGCAGAGCTTTTTATGCTATTTGCCGCTGCTGCTCTATTGTGTCAGCCGGCAGCATTTTTCTATAAAAGGTCTCCTGTTTTTTCTTCCGCTGCTGTTTCATCTGCGAATGGAGACTCTGTTTCTTTGCAGCATCACTGCCGTATTCTCTTTGTTTGCCGTACTGCTTCGCCAGCAATGGGAGGACAATGAGGAAATAAAGCTGTCCTTCATCCGGCAGCGGGATACCACCAAGGAGCTTGCGGATATGCTATCTAATAAAAACAGAAATCTACTGATCCAGCAGGAACAGGAAATCCGCATCGCAATTCTGGATGAGCGAAACCGCATTGCCAGAGAAATTCACGATCATGTCGGACATTTGCTGAGCAGCTCTCTGCTGCAGATCGGAGCCATACAGGCGATTCAGAAGGATGAAATGCTGAAGGAGCCACTGCAAAATCTCAGAGATACCCTTTCTCAGGGAATGGATAATGTCCGCAACAGCGTCCATGATTTGCATGATGATGCGGTTGACCTGCATCTGACACTGGAACGGCTGTTAAAGGAATATACCTTCTGTAAGGCCACCCTGGAATACGATGTGCTGCATCCTTTGACACAGCAGACAATCTATCACATTTTAGCCATTGTGAAAGAAAGTATGAACAATACAATGAAGCATTCCAATGCGACACTGTATGCGATCACCCTGAGGGAACAGCCGGCCTTTTACCAGCTGATACTTGCAGATAATGGTACAAGGCAAAGCAGTATCCCCTTGTCTGCGAAGGGCATTGGGCTAAACAATATGCGGGAGCGTGTAGAGGATATGCATGGATATTTGAATATAACACAGACACAGGGGTTTCAAATTTACATCACCCTTCCAAAGGAGGACATAAAGCATGAGAATATTGATCGTAGATGA
- a CDS encoding response regulator: protein MRILIVDDDRLVCSSLKTILEAQGQTIAGIGCNGQEAVALYKETKPDVLLMDIRMEGMNGVDASEEILNSYPDARILFLTTFSDDEYIIRALKLGVKGYILKQNFDSIIPALEAVYMGQNVFNTEIIAKLPDLLKQGVADETGCYDLNERELHFIQLVAKGLNNKELAQTLFLSEGTVRNYLSSLLEKLQLRDRTQLAIFYYQNLNQKS from the coding sequence ATGAGAATATTGATCGTAGATGATGACAGACTTGTATGCAGCTCTTTGAAAACAATATTGGAAGCACAGGGGCAGACCATTGCCGGGATCGGCTGTAACGGACAGGAGGCTGTTGCGCTTTATAAAGAAACGAAGCCGGATGTTCTCCTGATGGATATCCGCATGGAGGGAATGAACGGTGTGGATGCCAGTGAGGAAATTCTTAACAGCTATCCGGATGCCCGCATTCTGTTTCTGACAACCTTTTCCGATGATGAATACATCATACGTGCACTGAAGCTCGGTGTAAAGGGCTATATATTAAAGCAGAACTTCGATTCCATCATCCCTGCTCTCGAGGCTGTATACATGGGGCAAAATGTATTTAATACGGAAATCATCGCAAAGCTTCCCGATTTACTAAAGCAGGGGGTAGCGGATGAAACAGGATGCTATGATTTGAATGAACGCGAGCTGCATTTCATTCAGCTTGTCGCAAAGGGCTTAAACAACAAAGAGCTGGCACAAACGCTGTTTCTCAGTGAAGGTACCGTCCGCAATTACCTTAGCAGTCTGCTGGAAAAGCTGCAGCTGCGAGATCGTACCCAGCTGGCTATCTTTTATTATCAAAACTTAAATCAAAAAAGTTAA